The Pseudanabaena sp. ABRG5-3 genome includes the window CTGCTTATCTTCCTTGGATAAAGAGCCATTTTTAGGTTTTTTGATAGGAATTAGGGAGTTGGGATGCAAATTTTGTAAACCTTGATAACCCTTATCCGCTAAACCTTGTGTCTGCTCGTGAAAACGAACCCCACTAGCTTTGAATAACGAAAAATCGTGCTGTTTGCCATTCCCGTAAGCGGTACAAATAATCTTGAGATCAGTCAGATTGAGTACCAGTTGAGCTTTGATGGCATGAAGCTTTTTCTTGCCACTATAAAAATGTTTCTGGTGATGTATGGGACGTTCAACCTTTACCTCAGTTACATCAATGGCAATTAGGGCAGGAGGTTGCTCCTGCCACAATGACTTTTTTTCCCGCTAACCGAAACTTCTCTGATTTAATTAAGACATTTTCTACTTTTTTGACAGTGCGGCAGATCGTTGATTCTGATACCTCCCAATCGTTAGCGATATGAAAATAGGGGCGATATTCGCGCCAATACTGCAAAGTAACTAAGATTTGATCTTCGAGACTTAGTTTGGCTTTCACCCCTCCTTTTCCTTTTCTTTTACTTTTGGCTGCTTGTTGCATTATTTCTATCATTTGCGCAAATGTTTCTCTTTTTACGCCAAATAAGCGTTTAAATTCTTCTCTTGATAGATTTTGACTTGCTTCGTATTTCATCGCTTATTTTTAGGACTAATGTAAAATTTCAAAGCCCACAAATCTAACATATTTTCGGTTCTGCAAGAGGTCTATTCTAGTTTAGGATGACTCCAGACTGTCTGACTACCTTTGTCAGAGCGATAGATAAAGCCAGCTTTTAAAAGCATTGCTTCTCTAATTTTTTTAGCCATCAGACATCATTTGTTGTATCAGTTGCATTATTTCATCTGGATTATTTTGCAGCATTTGCTCTAATTTAGCAGCATCTAAACCCGCGATCGCTTAGCTGCTTTAAAAATTACTGATGTGCGTAAAATCTACCTTACTGAGGTTGCTGTGGCAGATATTTTAATTGCAAGCAACAGTCTGTACTTTGATATCGACTTGAAGGGTTTTACGCAGGACTTTGAGAATGGCTGTGAGATTATCCATTGTGGGATTTCCTTTTGCAGAGAGCATTCTATGAAGGCTTTTGCTGGGTTTTGAGGTGGCGATCGCTAGTTCTTCAAATCCGATGGTGGCATTAACGAGATCTCTCAATATGAGTCTTGCGGTTTCTGGTTCGCCATTGAGGAAAAGGGAAATAGCTTCATCAAGTAAAGCGGCGGCAAATGCGGAATCTCTTTGGACTCTTGCATTAACTGTGTCTTTAAAGTCGTGGGTTAGGGAATTAGGGGGCATCTTCTAAGAGTGAGGCTATATCTAGTAATTTCATTAGCTAAACAGATGGATCTCTAACCAATTTAGAAATATGCTCTCCCAGTCTGGTGAAGTGTTTGGAGTTCATGGGTAGAGATATAGCCCTGAATACTTTTATTTCTGACTTTTTGTATCCAAGGGAGAGTGATGGCATGATTTGGGTGGGCTTCGATTGTGGCAGCGACTAAAATATTAGTGTCGAATAATACTTTCATCATTACATCAGGTCATTGATTCTTTCTTCTCGGACAAAAGATACCCAATCAATTTCTGGTAATGGATTTTGGCTTTTAAGCACCATGAAACCGTCAATAAGTTTAAATGGACTTTGATTTACTTCGGTGGCTGGTAATGTAATTTGTGTTTGGGATTGGAGAAGATTTAAGAAGCTAAGTAACTGTGTGGCGAAGCTTTCAGGGGATTGCTCAATTTCTTGTATTAGTTTTTCTTTGATTGTTATATTTTTTCTCCTGTTCTTTTTGGCTTAACATCTCGCCTTAGTCGCATAGTTCATCAAGGTTCTTTTTGGCATAATCAACAGTAACTTGATACATATATTTTATTTGCCTAAGATACTTTCTTTGAGTAGCTGCATTATATCATCAGGAGAAAATCGCCTAAATTAAAAACAAAATACATTCGCGAGCTTGGCTGCTTTAAAAATTACAGATGTGCATAAAATCTACTTGGACTAGGCGCAATTTTGCCGTGATATAATTACAAAAATACGGCTTTGGTATTGACACGAAGAAAATTTATTATTGGTTTGACAGATGACTGTTTTAAAATCTTTGGATGAAAAAGTTTATATGCGATCGCTTGTCACTGAAATAATTAAT containing:
- a CDS encoding type II toxin-antitoxin system VapC family toxin gives rise to the protein MMKVLFDTNILVAATIEAHPNHAITLPWIQKVRNKSIQGYISTHELQTLHQTGRAYF
- a CDS encoding IS5 family transposase (programmed frameshift), whose amino-acid sequence is MKYEASQNLSREEFKRLFGVKRETFAQMIEIMQQAAKSKRKGKGGVKAKLSLEDQILVTLQYWREYRPYFHIANDWEVSESTICRTVKKVENVLIKSEKFRLAGKKVIVAQEQPPALIAIDVTEVKVERPIHHQKHFYSGKKKLHAIKAQLVLNLTDLKIICTAYGNGKQHDFSLFKASGVRFHEQTQGLADKGYQGLQNLHPNSLIPIKKPKNGSLSKEDKQFNRQLARQRIAIEHVNRRLKIFKILSLPYRNRRRRFGLRCNLIAAIYNFEVALPTSKTSSPQS
- a CDS encoding DNA-binding protein; amino-acid sequence: MPPNSLTHDFKDTVNARVQRDSAFAAALLDEAISLFLNGEPETARLILRDLVNATIGFEELAIATSKPSKSLHRMLSAKGNPTMDNLTAILKVLRKTLQVDIKVQTVACN